From Kaistella polysaccharea:
AGAAAAAGCCAAAGTTTCCGGTTTAGAATTGGTGAATAACGATCATCCACAAGTGGTGGAAGTTTGGAATCTGGTTTTCATGGAATTTAATAGAAAAGCGGATGGAAGTTTAGAGAAATTACCATCTCGACATGTTGATACCGGAATGGGATTTGAGCGTCTTTGTATGGCTTTACAAGGCAAAACTTCGAACTATGATACCGATGTTTTCATGCCTTTAATTACTAAAGTAGAAGAGCTTTCAGGAAAAAAATATACCGGACTTTTAGAAGACGAAAAAGATATTGCAATTCGTGTTGTGGTTGATCATATCCGTGCAGTTGCTTTCGCGATTGCCGATGGACAGTTGCCTTCAAACGGTGGAGCAGGTTATGTAATCCGTAGAATTTTACGTCGTGGAATTTCTTACGCGTACCGATTTTTAGGAATGAAAGAAGCCTTTCTTTATGAATTGGTAGCGATTTTAAAAAACGAAATGGGCGCATTCTTCCCAGAGTTAATTAAACAGGAAAAATTAGTTACTGAGGTTATTAGAGAAGAAGAAATCTCGTTCTTAAAAACCATCGAACATGGTTTGAAAAGAATTGATTTGGTCATCAATGAAACTATTTCTAAAAATCAAAAAACACTTCCGGGTGCAGCAGTTTTCGAACTGTACGATACTTACGGTTTTCCGGCAGATTTATCCAGAATCATCGCAGAGGAAAAACAATTGACCGTTGATGAAGTGGGTTTTGAAGAGGAAATGAACAAGCAGAAACAGCGTTCGAAAAAATCATCAGCACAGAAAGTGTATGACTGGGTTGTTTTAGAAGAAAAAGCAGAATCTTTCGTGGGTTACGACCACACGGAAAGTGAAACTTATATTACGCGTTACCGTAAAGTTGAAAATAAAGATGGCGAGTTTTTTCAAATCGTTTTATCGAAATCGCCTTTCTATCCGGAAGGTGGAGGACAAGTTGGTGACAAGGGAATTCTAATCCCAAGTTATGCGGAAGGTTTTGATATTTCAAATCCGAGCGTTTCTTCGATTACGGATTGTTCAGAAATCATCGAAGTTCTGGAAACCAGAAAAGAAAATAATCTGATCGTTTCTTTAATTAAAGAAATGCCTAAAGATGCCGGTGCCGTTTTCTATGCTAAAGTAAACGAATCGGAAAGAAAAAATACGCAGGCAAATCACTCCGTAACGCATTTGTTGCATGAAGCATTGCGTGAAGTTTTAGGAACACACGTTGAGCAAAAAGGTTCATTCGTTGGTCCGGATTATTTACGTTTCGATTTTTCTCACTTTTCAAAAATTAATGAAGAAGATTTGAAAGTGGTAGAAGAAAAAGTAAATGCAAAAATCAAAGAAAATATTGCCTTGCAGGAGTTCCGTGAGATTCCAATTACGGAAGCGATGGAAAAAGGCGCAATGGCTTTATTCGGAGAGAAATACGGCGATAAAGTAAGAATGATTCAATTTGGTTCGTCTAGAGAATTGTGTGGAGGAACGCATGTGAAACATACAGGCGAAATCGGTCATTTTAAAATTCAGAATGAAAGTTCAACTGCCGCCGGAATCCGGAGAATTGAAGCGATTTCTGGCGATCAGTCTGCTGCGTATTTTAGAAATTTAGAAACGCAGTTAAAAGAAATTTCTACTTTATTAAAGTCGAAAGATTTAACAAAATCGGTCGAGAAATTGATGGAGGAAAATTCTTCTTTAAAATCTGAAATTGAATCTTTGAAAAAAGAAAAAGCAAAATCAGAAACTTCAAACTGGGCAAATGATTTTGTTCAAAAAGAAGATAAAAAATTATTGGTGAAGAAAGTTTCTCTGGATGCCGGAAGCGTGAAAGATATCGTGTTCCAGTTGAAGAAAGATATTGAGAATTCGGTAATCATTATAATTTCTGATGCGGACGGAAAACCAATGATTACGGTTGGTGTTTCTGCAGATTTAGAATCGAAATACCACGCTGGAAATATCGTTAAAGATTTGGCGAAAGAAATCCAAGGCGGCGGTGGAGGAAATCCTGGCTTTGCAACTGCAGGCGGAAAAAATCTTGATGGTATTGAAAATGCTTACCAAAAAGCGCTTGCTATTTAAATTATATCTACAAAATATTTTGCAAAAAATCCCAAAACACAATTGTTTTGGGATTTTATCTTTTCAACCTGAGAAATTTAATTTTATTTGATTTTAACAGAATATTCCAGTTTTTGAAGTTTCTCTTCTAGTTTCAAAATATCCTTTTCTAATTTTTTGATCTTCAAGTTACTTTTTCTTAAATCGTTATTTGCAGATTCGGTCTGTCTTAAAAGTTTGGCTGCATTTTTTGCGTCTTTCGCCGTGCTTTTAGGATCTGAGGGAGAAAACTTGTTGGTTTTACGATCCGATTTCCTGTTAAGGGATTCTGCTTCGTCAAGAAATTTTGCGTTCCTGTTTTTTTCTTTTTCGAGTGCAATTTTTTTACTCATCAAATCACCATTCAGCTTAACAACATGGGATTGTTGCTTCATTGCCTTGATATCTTGTTCTTGCGCACTTAAATTTAAGGAAAAAAGAAGAAAACCTAAAGTAAATAAAAGAGATAAAATATTTGTTTTCATTGTTATAATTATTGAGCGGTAAAAATACTAGAAATATAATTGCAACAACCTGTTTAAATGTTAAAACTCAAATCTATTCTCACAAAACATTAATGCAAAAAAAAATCCCGAAATTACTTTCGGGATCTATATCTTGTAGTTTTTAACTATTTGTTTCCGTTACCTCTTGCTACTAAAGCAATAATAACAATAAGAACCAATGCACCAATTACCCAAACTAAAGGGTTGCTCATCCAATCTCCGCCCATCATATCGCTACCGCCTTTGTTCATATCGACATCAACTTTCAAGTCTGGTGCTTTTTCCTGAGCTTTAACTAAAACTACCGCTAAATTTGCCATAACAGCTAAAGCAAGCATTTGAATCTTTGAGAATAAATTAGTACGTGTCATAATTTTAAGTTTTTAATGTTATTAAAATCTAATATCCTAAAATCGTACCAAAAAATTAACGTTTGGGTGATCTATCTTAAATATTTCTTAAACTAAGTGTAATTCCATCAAAAAATCATCCATTACAAATCCATTTCCAATATCAAAAATTTGTTCGTCATAAACTTGAAATCCCTGAGATTCATAAACGCTTTTTGCAGGATTATTTTTGTTGACATTTAGAATAATACGATGGTCCTTGTTTTCTCTAACTTGAGTTTTTAAAAAATCAAGCGCTTTTTTACCAATTCCTTTCCCTTTGAATTCTTCAAGAAGGTAAATACGGTGAAGTTTGGTTGTCATTTCTTCGTAATGAAGTTCGAAACCCATAAAACCTGCACCTATTTCATCATTCAAAATAATATAATACAGATAATTAGGACTTAGGATTTGCCAAGAGATTTCATAATGAGAATACATTTCAGTGACCATATAAGTAATTTGGTCCGCTGATAAAATATTCTGATAAGCTGATTTCCAAGATTTATCTGCTAATTTTTGAATGAGTGAAATATCTTCCTCTTTTGCTTCTTTAAAAGTTATCATGCTGTATTTAATACCAATTTAACTGAGTTCTATAAGCGTAATTTCAGGATCAATCCCAACGCGACCTGGATAACCAATCACTCCAAATCCACGGTTTACATAGAGCGATTTTCCGTTGCTTTCATACAAATCAGCCCATTTTTTATAACGATACTGTACCGGCGACCAACGAACATTTTTCAAATCCAATCCGAATTGCATTCCGTGAGTATGTCCTGAAAGTGTTAAGTGAACATTTGACGAATGGTTTTTCACCACTGCATCAAAATGTGTTGGATCGTGACTCATCAAAATTTTTGGCGCATCAGCAGGAACATCTTTCGACGCTTTATCTAAATCTCCGTATTGTGGGAAAGGTTTTTCGCCCCAATTCTCGACCCCCAAAATATAAAGTTTTTCGCTATTTTTTTCAATAATTCTATGCTCATTACGGAGCATTTCAAAACCTGCCTTTTTCTGCAAGTCAATTAAGGACGGAATGTTTTGGGCTTTTTCCTGTGCAGAATTCCATTCACCATAATCACCGTAATCGTGATTTCCTAAGATTGAAAATTTACCGTCGCTTGATTTAATGGTTGAAAATAATTGGACGAACGGTTCAAATTCAGTCGCATAATTATTAATCATATCTCCTGTAAATAGAACCAAATCAGGATCTTGCTTGTTAATTAAATTGATGGCGTTCTGTAATTTGTCGGGATGAAAAAAACTGCCAGAGTGTACATCGGAAATTTGTACAATACGATAGCCTTTAAAACTGTTTGGCAATCCTGGAATTTTAATTTTTACTTTTCTCACGGAATGTCGGTACTTTCCGAAGATTATTCCATCCAAAAATAAACCTGCTAAAACCGCTGCGCTACCTAAGCCTAAAAGACTTATAAAAGTTCGTCGGTCGGCAAGATAAGTGTCTCCCGAAATAAATTTCTGGGAAAAGTAGATGAGCCACCGCCCTAAATCCTCCAGAAATAAGAAGAATATGATGAAAAGTTTGGGAAGAAAAAAGATAAGAAATAGCGACGCAACCAGTTGAACACGGTGATGGTCGCGATCTGTTCTTTTAAAATTAAGTACTTCGTAGATGAAGAATAAGTATACCAAAATTGTAACCACCCAATATCCCACACGGATCCAGTGGTTATTGGTGACTGTTTTTAAGGCTTGATATACATAGAACTCCAGAGCAAATAGAATTCCGGTAAAGATTAATATATTTTTTTGCATTTTTTGTCAAGAAAAAAGCACAAAACCAATTTTGTGCTTTTTATATTTTTTAGTTTTAAATTAAGGGAATCGATAAACGACTGCGTTGATATTCATACCAGCGCCTACAGATGCAAAAACCACGTTGTCTTTTGATTTAAAAGTGTGCGGTTTTAATTTTCCTTTATTAATAAGGTCGAACATGGTAGGAATTGTCGCAACAGAAGAATTACCTAATTGTTGAATCGTCATTGGCGCAATATCATGGTCATAATCTGTAATTCCGTAAAGTTTAAACAGTCTTGAAATCATTGCGTAGTCCATTTTCGCATTCGCCTGATGAATAAGAATTTTTGCAATATCACTAATATCTAAATTGGCTTTATCGATGGTTTCTTTGATCGCATCGGGAACATTTTTCAGGGCGTATTCGTAGATTTTTCGTCCGTGCATGCGAATGTATAAAGGTCTTCGGTCTTCATCAGGTTTTAAAGAAGGTGAATTTTCCAGGTACATCAGTTCATCGTGATTGTCACATACCGTACAATCTGCAATAATACCAACATTTTCATCATCTGTAGCTTTTACGACAACTGCGCCGGCTCCATCTGCAAAAATCATTTTGTTCCGGTCGAAAGCATCAGTAACTCTACTTAAAGTTTCTGAACCTACAACCAGTATAAGTTTGGCCTTCTTAGATTTAATTAATGTATCTGCTAAAATTAAGGCTTCAACCCAACCAGGACAGCCGAAAATCATATCGTAATTAACGGTTTTTCGGTTTTTAATTCCAAGTTTGTTTTTAACTCTGGAGGACATAGAGGGCAAGAAGTTGGTCATTCCATCTTGATTAACATCGCCGAAATTACTTGCATAAATAATGTAATCAATTTCTTCCTGATTAATATTTGCATCTGCAATAGCTTCCTGTGCTGCTCTGTGTCCTAGATCTGAGTTAAATTCATCATCTTCCAAATACCTGCGGTTTTCGATTTCAGTGATGTCAATAAATTTCTGAATGACTTCTTCGTTGGGTTTATCAATCTTCTCTCCTTCGTCGGTATAGAAAACAGAATCCATGAAATAATCTTTACCGATGACTTTGGTCGGAATATAACTTCCTGAACCTATTATGATTGTGTTGGGCATATGTGAATGAAAAATTTACGGCAAAGTTAACAATTAATATTGTATCGCCGAGAAACAAAATTATTATTAAATTTGTGGAACTTTTTGATCAGAAAAATATTTATGAAAATCAGTCCCTCTACCAAAGGTTTAATTATCTCACTTATTACCGTTCTGTTGGCTTTCGGGATTTATTTCCTTTTTTTGGCGAAAAAAAATTATTATCTTGTTGATAATCCGACGGAAAATACCTATTATTTTAAAGTAAATAATGGAGAAGAGAATATTATTACGGCGGGCCAGAAAGTAGAAGTTGATTTAAATAAGGGTAAAAATATGATTAAAGTTTTTGATGATCAGAAGAAAATGCTCTACGATTCTGGTTTTGTGGTCAATAAAAATCGCGGACTATTAAATATAGCTCATCAGGATTATTATATTAATGAACAGTTTTACGGGTACGGCCTGAATAAAGATTCATTAATCACCGCAAGAAAGAACACGAATATCGACGGGAAGCTTTATGTAAATTCGCCACTTAAATTTAATAAACTCTACACCGACAAATTCTATTACAATATTGATGAAGATTACGATCAAGTTATAAAAAACGTCCAAAAAATAGAATCCAGAACTAAGATTTTTCGTAAGGCAGATTTCCTAAAATACTACAAAGAATATTACCAATTTTAATTCCCATACCTTGAAGCAAGTTACTCCTTATAATACCGACGCCGGCAAGAAAAAAGAAGTCGAAGATATGTTCGACAATATCGCACCAAAATACGATTTGCTGAACCATGTTTTATCGATGAAAATTGATGTTTTATGGCGAAATAGACTGGTAAAGTGGATGAATAAAGATGAACCCAAAGTGGTTCTTGACGTTGCTACCGGAACTGGAGATTTGGCAATTGCCGTGCAAAAAGGAACTGGTGCGAAGGTGACTGGACTCGATCTTTCCCAGCAAATGTTGAATGTAGGTATTGATAAAATTAAGAAAATTAATCTGAATGATCAGATTGATATGATTAAAGGCGATGCTGAAAATCTTCCGTTTGAAGATAATAAATTCGATGCCGTTTCCGTTGCTTTTGGAGTACGAAATTTTGAAAATCTCGAAATAGGTTTGGCCGAATTGAAAAGAGTAGTGAAGGAACAAAAAAGCGTTTATATTTTAGAGTTTTCTAAAGTTGAAGGTTTTTTAGGACCGTTTTATATGTTTTATTTTAAAAATATATTGCCGCAAATTGGCAAGCTCATTTCAAAAGATAATCGTGCTTATACTTATTTGCCAGATTCCGTAAATGCCTTTCCTTTCGGTAAGAAAATGAAAGATATTTTATTGAATGTTGGATTTCAAAAAGTAGAGTATAAGGTATTAAGTTTAGGTATTGCAACAATTTATAAGGCAACGAAATAGTATGTGGAACAATTTCTTTAAACTAAATGTTATCGCGGCACTTTGTTTTGCAACGCTTTACGATGCGCAGTTATTTCGAAATAAAAACCGAATGGATAATTTGGAAGGTTTCGATAACCAAAAATTCAGCTACGGTTTTTTTCTGGCAGGAAATAATTTCGATTATAAATTGGTTTTAGATGGTAGAGCTTTTGCAGGTGATCCGTCTTTTGGTATAGAACGAAATAAAAATTTAGTGCAACCCAAATCAACCTACAGTTTTGGCGCGGGACTTATTGGAAAATTCAGATTGAGTGATAATTTTGATCTGCGGTTAGAGCCAGGTTTACAATTTGTAGAACGGGAACTGTATTTCGATACGCAATCGAATAATCAATATGCAGCGGGAACAGCTTCAAATCCACCATTTGATCCTAAGTATATACTTTCAGAAGCTGATAAATTACGAAAAATTAAGTCAACTTATGTTGATACTCCAATTCTTTTGGAAGTTCACGGGGATCGTTGGTACAATTCTAGGCCTTACGCGGCGGCAGGAATAAATTACATGCTTAATTTGCAATCTAATGAGAACAGTGCAGACGACAATCAGCAGGGAATTTTTCGGTCTACAAGCAGCAACTTTGCGTGGTCTGCAGAACTGGGAATACAATTTTATTTCAGCAGATTTAAGTTAACGCCAGGTTTCAGAGGAACTTTCATGATTAATAATGAGTTGGTCGCCGACAATCCGACCACGCCTCCTTATTGGACTGATGCTATATCAAGTGCAAAAACAAGAGCCTTTATGTTTGTCTTGAAATTTGAATAAAAAGAGTATTTTTTTAACATAATAGGGGATTGTCTACGGGCTTTCCCTTTTTTATTTTAGAATTTTGTAAATTAGTCAGTGAGAAGTCCTGCTATCCATTTAATTTTTTATATTTTTGCTCAAGAGTTAGAATAAATTAACCTGGAAAATGCTCAGAGATTTAGAAAATAATTTTTCGATTTTAGAAAAAAAAATTTTAGCTGTAAGTAAGAATTTTCAAAATCTTAACGAAAAGTATGTTGAACTTAATCAGGAGCACGAAGAACTGAAGGAGCGATATGAAGCAGAGAGAAAGAAAAACCAGGTTTTAGCAGAAGAACAAAAAAATATAAAGCTTTATTCAGCAATTTCAGGAAATCCAGATCATAATCGATTGATGAAAAATCATATCA
This genomic window contains:
- the alaS gene encoding alanine--tRNA ligase; its protein translation is MTSQQIRQQFLDYFKEKGHLIVPSAPIVLKDDPTLMFSNSGMTQFKDYFLGYKEPKAPRIADTQKCLRVSGKHNDLDDVGRDTYHHTMFEMLGNWSFGDYFKKEAIDYAWELLTEVYKIPKENLYVTIFEGDASENLDRDNDAYNFWKAHISEDRIINGNKKDNFWEMGESGPCGPCSEIHIDIRTEEEKAKVSGLELVNNDHPQVVEVWNLVFMEFNRKADGSLEKLPSRHVDTGMGFERLCMALQGKTSNYDTDVFMPLITKVEELSGKKYTGLLEDEKDIAIRVVVDHIRAVAFAIADGQLPSNGGAGYVIRRILRRGISYAYRFLGMKEAFLYELVAILKNEMGAFFPELIKQEKLVTEVIREEEISFLKTIEHGLKRIDLVINETISKNQKTLPGAAVFELYDTYGFPADLSRIIAEEKQLTVDEVGFEEEMNKQKQRSKKSSAQKVYDWVVLEEKAESFVGYDHTESETYITRYRKVENKDGEFFQIVLSKSPFYPEGGGQVGDKGILIPSYAEGFDISNPSVSSITDCSEIIEVLETRKENNLIVSLIKEMPKDAGAVFYAKVNESERKNTQANHSVTHLLHEALREVLGTHVEQKGSFVGPDYLRFDFSHFSKINEEDLKVVEEKVNAKIKENIALQEFREIPITEAMEKGAMALFGEKYGDKVRMIQFGSSRELCGGTHVKHTGEIGHFKIQNESSTAAGIRRIEAISGDQSAAYFRNLETQLKEISTLLKSKDLTKSVEKLMEENSSLKSEIESLKKEKAKSETSNWANDFVQKEDKKLLVKKVSLDAGSVKDIVFQLKKDIENSVIIIISDADGKPMITVGVSADLESKYHAGNIVKDLAKEIQGGGGGNPGFATAGGKNLDGIENAYQKALAI
- a CDS encoding GNAT family N-acetyltransferase; translation: MITFKEAKEEDISLIQKLADKSWKSAYQNILSADQITYMVTEMYSHYEISWQILSPNYLYYIILNDEIGAGFMGFELHYEEMTTKLHRIYLLEEFKGKGIGKKALDFLKTQVRENKDHRIILNVNKNNPAKSVYESQGFQVYDEQIFDIGNGFVMDDFLMELHLV
- a CDS encoding metallophosphoesterase, which translates into the protein MQKNILIFTGILFALEFYVYQALKTVTNNHWIRVGYWVVTILVYLFFIYEVLNFKRTDRDHHRVQLVASLFLIFFLPKLFIIFFLFLEDLGRWLIYFSQKFISGDTYLADRRTFISLLGLGSAAVLAGLFLDGIIFGKYRHSVRKVKIKIPGLPNSFKGYRIVQISDVHSGSFFHPDKLQNAINLINKQDPDLVLFTGDMINNYATEFEPFVQLFSTIKSSDGKFSILGNHDYGDYGEWNSAQEKAQNIPSLIDLQKKAGFEMLRNEHRIIEKNSEKLYILGVENWGEKPFPQYGDLDKASKDVPADAPKILMSHDPTHFDAVVKNHSSNVHLTLSGHTHGMQFGLDLKNVRWSPVQYRYKKWADLYESNGKSLYVNRGFGVIGYPGRVGIDPEITLIELS
- a CDS encoding 3-oxoacyl-ACP synthase III family protein, translating into MPNTIIIGSGSYIPTKVIGKDYFMDSVFYTDEGEKIDKPNEEVIQKFIDITEIENRRYLEDDEFNSDLGHRAAQEAIADANINQEEIDYIIYASNFGDVNQDGMTNFLPSMSSRVKNKLGIKNRKTVNYDMIFGCPGWVEALILADTLIKSKKAKLILVVGSETLSRVTDAFDRNKMIFADGAGAVVVKATDDENVGIIADCTVCDNHDELMYLENSPSLKPDEDRRPLYIRMHGRKIYEYALKNVPDAIKETIDKANLDISDIAKILIHQANAKMDYAMISRLFKLYGITDYDHDIAPMTIQQLGNSSVATIPTMFDLINKGKLKPHTFKSKDNVVFASVGAGMNINAVVYRFP
- the ubiE gene encoding bifunctional demethylmenaquinone methyltransferase/2-methoxy-6-polyprenyl-1,4-benzoquinol methylase UbiE produces the protein MKQVTPYNTDAGKKKEVEDMFDNIAPKYDLLNHVLSMKIDVLWRNRLVKWMNKDEPKVVLDVATGTGDLAIAVQKGTGAKVTGLDLSQQMLNVGIDKIKKINLNDQIDMIKGDAENLPFEDNKFDAVSVAFGVRNFENLEIGLAELKRVVKEQKSVYILEFSKVEGFLGPFYMFYFKNILPQIGKLISKDNRAYTYLPDSVNAFPFGKKMKDILLNVGFQKVEYKVLSLGIATIYKATK
- the porT gene encoding type IX secretion/gliding motility protein PorT/SprT, producing MWNNFFKLNVIAALCFATLYDAQLFRNKNRMDNLEGFDNQKFSYGFFLAGNNFDYKLVLDGRAFAGDPSFGIERNKNLVQPKSTYSFGAGLIGKFRLSDNFDLRLEPGLQFVERELYFDTQSNNQYAAGTASNPPFDPKYILSEADKLRKIKSTYVDTPILLEVHGDRWYNSRPYAAAGINYMLNLQSNENSADDNQQGIFRSTSSNFAWSAELGIQFYFSRFKLTPGFRGTFMINNELVADNPTTPPYWTDAISSAKTRAFMFVLKFE